Proteins found in one Mytilus edulis chromosome 2, xbMytEdul2.2, whole genome shotgun sequence genomic segment:
- the LOC139510416 gene encoding uncharacterized protein: MVKTKTTPRLTKQVMLVMKETCPLCKEEYSDTDKLKNHVLTCAQDKSRLTCYQCNQMFKKKVYYARHMKKYHQHEDVKVVEVPLDKQEEKKEQNVQSKEKDNSSDESDSFSDDSESSSGSGKEFSDPGELKNLIGDISGGESIDDENVSPGPEKDKNPPETAKICDKVCLEGRITRKPTRPDKVLAPKKEKLLALLKESSNKQEIDGKVHSPDLNSKSETEPEPEEHSEETKSESQVTSENGKNKREIDSTFQDKAVQVEGLKHRKYIKTVTRYVENNREIKETVFEEFLSYD; this comes from the coding sequence ATGGTTAAAACAAAGACAACACCAAGACTGACAAAGCAAGTGATGCTAGTTATGAAAGAAACTTGTCCATTATGCAAGGAGGAATACAGCGACACTGATAAGCTGAAAAATCATGTTTTAACATGTGCACAAGACAAGAGTAGATTGACCTGCTACCAGTGCAACCAAATGTTCAAGAAGAAGGTATATTATGCACGTCATATGAAAAAGTATCATCAACATGAAGATGTTAAAGTAGTTGAGGTACCTCTTGATAAACAGGAAGAAAAGAAAGAACAGAATGTTCAATCCAAGGAAAAAGATAACAGTTCAGATGAGTCAGATTCATTTTCTGATGACAGTGAATCCTCCTCAGGAAGTGGAAAAGAGTTTTCCGATCCCGGAGAGTTAAAAAACCTGATAGGAGACATCTCAGGTGGAGAAAGCATCGATGATGAAAATGTCAGTCCGGGACCAGAAAAGGATAAAAATCCGCCTGAAACAGCTAAGATTTGTGATAAAGTTTGTCTGGAGGGGAGAATCACAAGAAAGCCAACCAGACCAGATAAAGTGTTGGCTCCAAAAAAAGAGAAGTTACTTGCACTATTGAAAGAGTCATCGAACAAGCAAGAAATAGATGGAAAAGTTCACAGTCCAGATTTAAACAGTAAAAGTGAAACTGAACCAGAACCAGAAGAACATTCAGAGGAGACAAAGTCTGAGTCGCAGGTGACTAGTGAAAATGGAAAGAACAAGAGAGAAATTGACAGTACTTTTCAAGATAAGGCTGTACAGGTCGAAGGAttaaaacacagaaaatatatCAAGACCGTTACCAGATATGTTGAGAACAACAGAGAGATTAAAGAGACAGTGTTTGAAGAATTTCTTTCTTATGATTAA